One window of Lytechinus variegatus isolate NC3 chromosome 2, Lvar_3.0, whole genome shotgun sequence genomic DNA carries:
- the LOC121408249 gene encoding deleted in malignant brain tumors 1 protein-like, protein MATFWRWKPSFYTLAFIFMNILLVVKGQNWYDLRLVGGSRDSEGRVEIFYSGSWGTICDDGWGSDEADVACRQLGYDYALTYHSNAYFGEGSGNIVLDDVSCWGYESQLLECWSSGVGNHNCGHHEDVSVECYPQSPTPDPLAPPANSLRLVNGSTPYEGRLEIYHNGEWGTICHDAFDPNDADVACRQLGYGGLQRAYYNAEFGEGSGRVWIANLLCRGYEAKLVHCDLYWEPSLYVCPHSEDVGVRCTDPDATLRLIGGDTSSEGRVEILHDGEWGTICDDSWGRDEARVVCQQLNFSGASEAPGNAYFGEGTGSIWLDDVSCFGGESRIEDCHHAGWGNENCGHHEDASVICYDGEGGGRNGGLNAAEIAGIAVGSIVGFCVLVCVIATSCKDSQGRPPTNRPINNITPITYHNPSTLHAEPSEQSAPPPPSYDQRDKYSSYPDHHNAPPPQQAFDPVGGHVTSGSYPPRPQQTPGYYPSSGQSLEPPGPIPYSTGVEEHRANAPHGSHYPAWPSSPIGAHPSPYPPPPPPGIQGGTAGSGHTSISDPAPVLLAQPAPVPQAYVMYIPPHQQDNNYPSTL, encoded by the exons ATGGCTACATTCTGGCGTTGGAAGCCAAGCTTCTACACTCTggcatttattttcatgaatattttattgGTGGTAAAAGGACAGAATTGGTACG ATCTACGGCTGGTTGGTGGCTCTCGGGATAGTGAAGGCCGAGTAGAGATATTCTACTCTGGTTCATGGGGTACAATCTGTGATGATGGGTGGGGTTCTGACGAAGCCGATGTTGCATGCAGACAACTCGGATACGACTATGCATTGACCTACCACTCCAATGCCTACTTCGGAGAAGGAAGCGGTAATATCGTCTTGGATGATGTCAGCTGCTGGGGCTATGAAAGTCAGCTTCTGGAGTGCTGGAGTTCAGGTGTTGGAAACCACAATTGTGGCCATCATGAGGATGTTAGCGTCGAATGCTATC CTCAAAGCCCTACTCCAGACCCATTAGCCCCTCCTGCGAACAGTCTTCGGTTGGTAAATGGTAGCACACCCTACGAAGGACGTCTAGAGATCTATCACAATGGTGAATGGGGAACCATCTGCCATGACGCCTTTGATCCCAACGATGCAGATGTAGCATGCAGACAACTTGGTTACGGTGGTCTACAACGAGCCTACTACAACGCTGAGTTTGGAGAAGGTTCGGGTCGCGTGTGGATAGCTAATCTCTTATGCCGTGGCTATGAAGCAAAGTTGGTTCACTGCGACCTTTATTGGGAACCGTCTTTATATGTATGTCCTCATTCTGAGGACGTCGGGGTGAGATGTACTGACCCGGATGCGA CTTTGAGGCTTATCGGCGGGGACACGTCTTCAGAGGGACGGGTCGAAATCCTCCATGACGGAGAATGGGGTACGATTTGTGATGATTCCTGGGGTCGTGATGAAGCTCGAGTAGTGTGTCAACAACTTAACTTCTCGGGGGCGTCTGAAGCACCAGGGAATGCCTATTTCGGTGAAGGTACAGGATCGATCTGGCTGGATGATGTCTCGTGCTTTGGAGGTGAAAGTCGCATTGAGGATTGTCACCATGCCGGCTGGGGTAATGAGAATTGCGGACACCACGAAGATGCAAGTGTCATATGTTATGATG GTGAAGGAGGCGGTAGGAATGGTGGTTTGAATGCAGCAGAGATTGCAGGTATAGCAGTAGGATCCATTGTTGGATTTTGTGTACTCGTGTGCGTCATCGCAACTTCTTGCAAAGACTCCCAAGGCAGACCTCCCACGAATCGACCAATCAACAACATTACTCCTATAACATACCACAACCCATCCACCCTCCATGCGGAACCATCCGAACAGAGTGCCCCTCCTCCACCATCATATGACCAGCGTGACAAATACTCATCCTATCCCGATCACCATAATGCACCACCACCACAACAGGCATTCGACCCTGTAGGGGGCCACGTCACCAGTGGCTCTTACCCACCACGCCCGCAACAAACACCAGGATATTACCCCTCATCAGGGCAATCTCTAGAACCTCCAGGACCAATCCCGTATTCTACTGGGGTAGAGGAACATAGAGCTAATGCTCCTCATGGGTCGCATTATCCTGCATGGCCATCTTCACCCATCGGAGCGCATCCTTCACCTTatccaccacctccaccaccagGCATACAAGGAGGAACTGCAGGATCTGGCCATACATCCATTTCGGATCCCGCTCCTGTGCTTCTTGCTCAACCAGCTCCTGTCCCTCAAGCATATGTTATGTATATCCCTCCTCATCAACAAGATAACAACTACCCTTCTACTCTGTGA